The Psychrobacter sp. 28M-43 genome segment TGGTACGACATAAGCACCATAGCCTTCAGTTTGGTTATACAGTGGTATAATCCGCAGCGGTACAGCTTGAGTATTCTGTGCTGCGGTAGATGCATAAGCGCCTTTCGCAATGCTTTTCTGTACTTTAATACCAGCCGATACTGTACCCACTGCTTGAGAGAACCCCAGTTGGACGTTTTTATTTAAAATAAAATAACCGCCATTACCCAGTACGCTGACGTGTGCTTGCTCTCCGGACTGAACTTGTTCTTCAAGACCAGCTGAGATCACCATATAGCCTGCGATTTGATCTGACCATATGGCTTCTTTGGCAGCCTGCTCATTGATAAATCGTTCAGTATCTAGGTATGGACTAGCACTCGCATAGCGCACGAGAGTACGCGATAAGTTACTGTTATCATGATCAATGATACCTACTGGCACATGATTGACCACCTCAGACGAGTAGGGCCAAGGATAGAAAAACCCATAGATAATTGGGGCGATCACTAGCATCAAAAGTACGCCTTTATCGCCAAAGACGTCTTTGAAAGTTTGAATAAAGCTGTTCCAAAAACTGTGTGATGCCGGAGTGTCGGTTAAATTGGTTTTTGAGTGTGTATTATTTGATTGTGCAGACATTAGCGTGCTCCCCAACGTTCAGGATGCGCCAATGCGCGCTTGGTTAATAGTGCTGCAAGTATTAGCGCTATTATGGCTGCAAGCATGAGGCCATAGACGATAGGTAGCGATATGGCGATCGGTGCTTGCATTTGTAACTGTGCAATATGGAGCTTGAGATAGTGCGTTAGCGGCAGCGCATTTGACCAATATTGCGCGCTATCACTAATCGCAATATATGGAAAAGTAACACCGGCAAAGGCATAAGAAGGCGCTGAAATAAATCCGGTAGTCGATAGACCCATACGTAATGAAAAAGAATTCAAAGTAAAAATAGCACCTAGCCAAAACGACAATACCATTAGGCACAAAAACCCAGCATAGACTGCCATGAGAGACGTAATATTTATATTCTGATTGGACGTTGCCAGCCACAATATCAATGCTGACCACAAGCTATAAGCCAGTATTGGCCAAAAGTATTTACCCAATAAACCAAATACCAACACTGATAGGCTGACCGAATTGGGCACTTTTGCGCTTGACGATGATGCTTTGTTATCGCTGCTATCTTGTTTGGTTGATAGCGAAGATGTCGTTTTTGAGGCTTTAGATAAGGTTAGATGAGGCTTGCCTGTATTAATGAAACGGTACCAGCGACCGATATTCTTATCACGTAACTCGCGGCCAATCGTAGTTGCGCCAATGACCATTGCCAATATATGTAATAAGGCAGGTATGACGGTCGATGCCAAAAACTGCTGATAATTGGTCGCAGCATTGAATAAGCTAATACGCTGCACACTGATAGGCGCGTAAGCCGTCATCGCTTGTGATGGCGCTACGCCTTGTTTGACCAATCGTTTGATCTCTACACCTGCGGATAATGTACTAGCGACTGCTTGGACACCTGCCTGAATAATACCAGAGTGTGTACCATACTGTGCATTGACTTGTAGAGTCAATGGAGCAGGCTGGCTCGATAAGATATTACGAGAAAAATCCTCTGGGATAATGACAACAGCGTAAATATCGCGCTGTAAAATGGCAGCCTCTGCATCCGCTTGGGAGTAATACAGCTGTCTGACCGTCAAAGTAGGACTGGCCTCTAAGTAATGGACGGCAGTATTGGCAACAGCGCTGTTGTCTTGATCGATGACTCCGATAGGCAAATCGGTAATTTGAGTCTGTGAAAATATCCACCATATTAGCAGCACCGTTGCCAGTGGTATCCATACCACCATGCTAAAGTCCCAATGATTTTTTGCCAAAAAACGGCGCTCGTAGGCTGCACTGCGTAAAAAAGCCTC includes the following:
- a CDS encoding ABC transporter permease encodes the protein MSAQSNNTHSKTNLTDTPASHSFWNSFIQTFKDVFGDKGVLLMLVIAPIIYGFFYPWPYSSEVVNHVPVGIIDHDNSNLSRTLVRYASASPYLDTERFINEQAAKEAIWSDQIAGYMVISAGLEEQVQSGEQAHVSVLGNGGYFILNKNVQLGFSQAVGTVSAGIKVQKSIAKGAYASTAAQNTQAVPLRIIPLYNQTEGYGAYVVPAVSVIILQQTLLMATAMLIGTWYEQRRHSTSIRGWLGRIGALSSLSFIVGCFYYGWAFELHHYPRGQNMLGTLLFLALFCPTVATLGCVLGLWFRQRERSMQILIFISLPIFFLSGYPWPADQLPQVLQVIRWLVPTTPAINTSVQLNQMGASVSQVAIGFYALAGLWLLYFVLLLFLRKRIPQRKAYL
- a CDS encoding ABC transporter permease: MHLTKLSEAFLRSAAYERRFLAKNHWDFSMVVWIPLATVLLIWWIFSQTQITDLPIGVIDQDNSAVANTAVHYLEASPTLTVRQLYYSQADAEAAILQRDIYAVVIIPEDFSRNILSSQPAPLTLQVNAQYGTHSGIIQAGVQAVASTLSAGVEIKRLVKQGVAPSQAMTAYAPISVQRISLFNAATNYQQFLASTVIPALLHILAMVIGATTIGRELRDKNIGRWYRFINTGKPHLTLSKASKTTSSLSTKQDSSDNKASSSSAKVPNSVSLSVLVFGLLGKYFWPILAYSLWSALILWLATSNQNINITSLMAVYAGFLCLMVLSFWLGAIFTLNSFSLRMGLSTTGFISAPSYAFAGVTFPYIAISDSAQYWSNALPLTHYLKLHIAQLQMQAPIAISLPIVYGLMLAAIIALILAALLTKRALAHPERWGAR